One window of the Nicotiana tabacum cultivar K326 chromosome 4, ASM71507v2, whole genome shotgun sequence genome contains the following:
- the LOC142179854 gene encoding uncharacterized protein LOC142179854: MGKQKYHSSSWDNLCYPVEEGGLGFRRLVDVSNSLTMKRWWRFRTCKTLWSNFFQAKYCSNSHPVYYNVKPNHSLAWNNLIKIIEKMEELLLWRINSGNSSLWWDNWSELGVIAQIIHLQETPCNQAVSDVIVNNKWNISNLHLPELLFEQILSIPIGNHNSVDLPVWMPNSCGSFTTSSAWNCIR; this comes from the coding sequence ATGGGAAAACAAAAATATCACTCGAGTTCTTGGGATAATTTGTGCTATCCAGTAGAGGAAGGAGGCTTGGGTTTCAGGAGGTTGGTTGATGTTAGTAATAGTTTAACTATGAAAAGGTGGTGGCGATTTAGAACTTGCAAGACGTTGTGGTCTAACTTCTTTCAAGCTAAATATTGCAGCAACTCTCACCCTGTTTACTACAATGTTAAACCAAATCATTCTCTCGCTTGGAATAATTTGATAAAGATCATAGAGAAGATGGAAGAGCTACTACTATGGAGGATCAACTCAGGCAATAGTAGTTTATGGTGGGACAATTGGTCAGAATTGGGTGTTATTGCTCAGATTATCCATTTGCAGGAAACTCCATGCAATCAAGCTGTTAGCGATGTTATCGTTAATAATAAGTGGAATATATCTAATTTACATCTTCCTGAATTATTGTTCGAACAGATATTGTCAATTCCCATTGGTAACCATAACTCTGTTGATCTCCCTGTGTGGATGCCAAATAGTTGTGGTAGCTTTACTACTTCATCGGCTTGGAATTGTATTAGGTAG